From Schizosaccharomyces pombe strain 972h- genome assembly, chromosome: II, the proteins below share one genomic window:
- the htd2 gene encoding 3-hydroxyacyl-ACP dehydratase Htd2, whose product MSAKVVLKDFLSQAPIDKLKATLSGHLPVSCITMDAKITSLQPGYHFLFFSLASPESNLNSDGYESLYSPKPNNPFSFKRRIWLHGVLRFHRPLHLFQTSECHELIQEESVKSPSITKEVEACLPKSSFLTKPTSEKQTKHVYIRRKIYDSQHQLCIEEDRTLAYLNRQELAIPKTLRSKSIPQHSWVFTPTPIMVFRYSALMFNAHMIHWNATYATKSENYPNLVLPGPLLVTSMLEYFRSVYPQMSKNMKRFEFRLLSPAFVNQPLRICISETGNLWIDRFTTDLDPPSLIARGRVYT is encoded by the coding sequence ATGTCAGCAAAGGTCGTTTTAAAGGATTTCTTATCTCAAGCGCCAATTGATAAGTTAAAAGCTACTTTAAGTGGTCATTTGCCTGTTAGTTGCATAACAATGGATGCTAAAATAACATCATTACAGCCTGGTtaccattttctttttttctctttagcATCTCCTGAATCAAATTTGAATTCAGATGGATATGAAAGTCTTTATTCCCCAAAGCCAAAtaatcctttttcttttaagcGCCGAATATGGTTACATGGAGTCCTTCGTTTTCATAGACCTTTACATCTTTTCCAAACTTCGGAATGTCATGAATTGATTCAGGAAGAATCTGTGAAATCTCCATCAATTACAAAAGAAGTTGAAGCTTGTCTTCCAAAAAGTTCTTTTCTAACAAAGCCTACTTCAGAAAAACAGACAAAGCATGTATATAttcgaagaaaaatttacgaCAGTCAGCATCAATTATGTATCGAGGAAGATAGAACATTAGCCTATTTAAATCGACAAGAACTGGCTATACCAAAAACTTTACGTAGCAAAAGTATTCCACAACACTCTTGGGTATTCACACCTACACCTATTATGGTGTTTCGCTATTCAGCATTAATGTTTAATGCTCATATGATCCATTGGAATGCGACATACGCTACAAAGTCCGAAAATTATCCAAATCTCGTTCTTCCAGGTCCTCTTCTAGTGACTAGTATGTTAGAGTACTTTCGTTCTGTTTATCCCCAAATGTCAAAGAACATGAAAAGATTTGAGTTTCGATTATTATCTCCCGCGTTTGTCAATCAACCACTACGCATATGTATCTCAGAGACAGGTAACCTATGGATTGATCGATTTACTACAGACCTTGATCCACCGTCTTTGATTGCTAGAGGCCGCGTCTATACCTAA
- a CDS encoding ClC chloride channel: MKDDQLIDWIHERYEEQKSANRLAGRFRFLGLETKYSIISIISGIFIGLTAALLNALASLLNSFREGYCTVNILFDKQTCCSTLTEDYECQEFFFWRNNHSVFVSCLIYVSVSVGFAFIATTLGYVVAPAARASGIPTIKAILSGYKYPDMNVFFSIKTLCSKSLAVCFSVASGLWVGKEGPFVHIATNIIYLVERIAPSLADSEIFTRQLLAAAMASGIAASFNAPVGGVIFALEQLASSSFPSLFTGSIWYEFLCSASSVVALQLIRSWHTDVGYLSYVSLDRRWSYKDTLPFIFISILCGCLGSVLIYLNMKFASKTKGFSKISNVFFVIFLSLITSLTAYAILGESELLFNPMELFPQVINSCSPSSSTVLCETTFWVTAIVLFTSALLGLLLTSATFGAAIPTGIIVPSLAIGACIGRAVGTLLKSRFPSLAGTSIYGVIGSIAFLSSTTRLVVALVVILFELTGALNIALPLMLATLISKWVSDSIIETSIYDAWIQFRNIPYFPSSNSLKFSIPLNFPVRSPEQLVRLPIRSCSIEELERAMHDSSQSFFVVLKNDTEFFEGFISRNKVSELLNRRPMSSNMQTTDNTGLDPLRSASAPVDSTFDLFDYIHPTTFTLNYDTPPVLMLKLFKDAGITNLALLNHGKLHGVLTKIDIIEYAKKCKTHTGNTYSELPTGVTYETDIFNRADD; the protein is encoded by the exons ATGAAGGATGACCAACTCATTGATTGGATTCACGAGAGATATGAAGAGCAGAAAAGTGCTAATCGTCTTGCAGGCCGTTTCAGGTTTCTAGGTTTAGAAACcaaatattcaattatttcCATTATTTCAG GTATATTTATCGGCTTAACAGCTGCTTTATTAAATGCTCTCGCATCATTACTTAACAGTTTTCGTGAAGGGTATTGTACTGTGAATATACTTTTTGACAAACAGACTTGTTGTTCAACCCTAACGGAGGACTATGAATGtcaggaattttttttttggagaaACAATCATTCcgtttttgtttcttgTTTGATATACGTTAGTGTTTCAGTCGGGTTTGCATTCATAGCAACTACTTTAGGTTATGTAGTAGCTCCTGCTGCTAGAGCTAGTGGCATTCCGACaattaaagcaattttGAGTGGCTATAAATACCCTGATATGaacgtttttttttctataaaaACCCTTTGTTCCAAATCTTTAGCTGTTTGTTTCAGTGTTGCATCTGGTTTATGGGTTGGAAAAGAAGGGCCATTTGTTCATATAGCGacaaatataatatatttagTTGAAAGAATAGCTCCAAGTCTTGCTGattctgaaatttttactaGACAATTGCTTGCTGCTGCTATGGCCTCCGGTATTGCTGCTTCTTTTAATGCTCCTGTTGGTGGTgttatttttgctttagaACAACTAGCTTCTAGTTCTTTTCCAAGCTTATTTACTGGCTCCATTTGGTACGAGTTTTTGTGCTCTGCGTCTTCTGTGGTAGCTCTACAGTTGATTAGGTCTTGGCACACAGATGTTGGATATCTTTCTTATGTTTCTTTGGATAGACGTTGGAGTTATAAAGATACACTTCCCTTTATATTCATTAGCATTTTATGTGGATGCTTAGGAtctgttttaatttaccTTAACATGAAGTTTGCTTCAAAGACCAAAGGCTTTTCAAAGATTTCTAacgttttttttgttatttttttatctttgaTAACATCCTTGACGGCTTATGCCATTCTAGGTGAAAGCGAGCTGTTGTTTAATCCAATGGAGCTGTTCCCCCAAGTTATCAACTCCTGTTCTCCTTCTTCGTCAACTGTGTTATGCGAGACTACCTTTTGGGTAACTGCAATAGTTCTTTTTACATCAGCATTATTGGGACTTCTTTTGACTTCAGCTACATTTGGGGCAGCTATCCCTACTGGTATTATTGTCCCGTCGTTGGCAATTGGTGCATGTATTGGAAGAGCTGTTGGGACTCTTTTGAAGAGCCGGTTCCCATCGCTTGCAGGTACCAGTATCTATGGGGTGATTGGTtcaattgcatttttgaGTTCAACTACCCGATTAGTAGTAGCATTGGTAgtaattctttttgaacTAACAGGAGCTTTAAACATTGCTCTCCCTCTTATGCTAGCTACTTTAATTAGTAAATGGGTCTCGGATAGCATTATTGAAACATCCATTTACGATGCTTGGATTCAGTTTAGAAACATACCCTACTTCCCTTCTTCCAactctttaaaattttcaataccCTTGAATTTTCCAGTACGTTCTCCGGAACAACTGGTGAGGCTGCCGATTAGAAGTTGTTCCATTGAGGAATTAGAGAGAGCCATGCATGATTCTTCACAGTCTTTCtttgttgttttaaaaaatgatactgaattttttgaggGGTTCATTTCAAGAAATAAAGTCTCTGAATTACTGAATAGACGTCCAATGAGTTCTAATATGCAAACAACTGACAATACTGGACTAGACCCGCTTCGAAGTGCTTCAGCACCTGTTGATTCGACTTTTGACCTGTTTGATTATATTCACCCTACCACATTTACCTTAAATTATGATACTCCACCAGTTTTAATgcttaaattatttaaagatgCTGGCATTACAAATTTAGCCCTTCTGAATCATGGGAAATTACATGGTGTTCTAACCAAGATA GACATAATAGAATATGCTAAAAAGTGCAAGACTCATACAGGGAACACTTATTCCGAGCTTCCAACTGGCGTTACTTATGAAACTGATATTTTCAACCGCGCCGATGACTAG
- the adi1 gene encoding acireductone dioxygenase family protein, with product MRAYIFQDEGDQRKPNDSKIEVSAEDLEAAKVSYRHHDGDLHTFADGLMKEYGFKNRDEVVVSRKGLGDRYDNMVKKFFEEHLHEDEEIRLILDGNGYFDVRSVDDRWVRIFVEKGDLIILPPGIYHRFTTTTDDYIHAMRLFHENPKWIALSRTDSTSEELDARKSYLNSIKKSVYV from the coding sequence ATGAGAGCATACATTTTCCAAGACGAAGGCGATCAAAGAAAGCCGAATGACTCAAAGATTGAAGTTTCAGCTGAAGATTTAGAAGCTGCTAAAGTGTCCTATAGACATCATGATGGAGATCTACATACCTTCGCCGATGGCCTTATGAAAGAATATGGATTTAAAAATCGGGATGAAGTTGTTGTTAGTAGAAAAGGACTTGGAGATCGTTATGACAATATGGTAAAGAAGTTCTTTGAAGAACATTTGCACGAAGATGAGGAAATTCGATTAATTCTCGATGGTAATGGTTACTTTGATGTCCGTTCTGTCGATGATAGATGGGTTCGAATTTTTGTTGAGAAAGGCGACTTAATAATACTTCCTCCTGGAATTTATCATCGTTTTACTACGACCACTGATGACTATATACACGCAATGCGCTTGTTTCATGAAAATCCAAAATGGATTGCATTGTCTCGCACAGATTCAACCAGCGAGGAACTGGATGCACGAAAAAGTTATTTGAacagtattaaaaaaagtgtttATGTTTAA
- the noc3 gene encoding Noc2p-Noc3p complex subunit Noc3, with translation MAARKNQKSPKPKVASSKLKNIKKSSKRNNSQSSTEPRKNATSLDSKKTTKKGVALPEIAERELTQEDIEFFNENPSSLKYLSSINPEDLGKKVEKGPRPDIYDLKKSQQFELDTSRLSSDEESVLDYSKDSEDEQDYELRPRVSSSWNNESYNRLPIKTKDGLLQNVVADVNNGEEFLSESESEASLEIDSDIKDEKQKSLEEQKIAPEIPVKQQIKNDKEALGIQAQQLLEEPVENLHLIRNIFEKFDSPYITIKKLSLLTLLAVFRDIIPGYKIRPLSEEEQGTKLSKEVAQRWEYEQTLLKHYAKFLQTLETILKSFSSTLDETQLSLYQVAVRCCTKLIEQASHFNLSEKLFALAVRQISHKTKRPGFDGIINSLKNIFEEDNLGKTSLKCVTILSRMFKQRNYDVLPDVYDLFLSVNILNDMKIKDEAWQDDTTNFKKRKKDLPYLTKKARKNYKETKKITQEMKEADAVITAQDKEKYQSEILKIIFITYFKTLQLKGKLIGNALEGVARLSHLLNIEFLGDLLQVLRELVMDDTVFLPKDKSGVQATREALLTVSTAFEIASAQGVGKLNLDLDLGLFVQRLYKIIFPFSLNPDADLNLKIKRLKDPDAPSKPFVVNATTEMEMLLKCFQVFFFKSKNISSSRLSSFSKRLAIASMQLPEHSASADLALLKKLLSRYSKLSRLLTSEEQIGDGIYNPFIEDPDLSNSSTAVLYEPFLLKNHYSPAVSQSAKELLKSTSL, from the exons atgGCGGCTCGGAAGAATCAAAAATCCCCAAAACCAAAGGTTGCTTCTAGTAAacttaaaaatatcaaaaaaagttcAAAAAGGAATAACTCGCAGAGTAGCACAGAACCG agaaaaaatGCCACTTCGCTAGATTCTAAAAAGACGACAAAGAAAGGCGTTGCATTGCCCGAAATTGCTGAGAGAGAATTGACCCAAGAGgatattgaatttttcaacGAGAATCCATCCTCCCTCAAATATCTTTCTAGTATTAATCCAGAGGATTTAGGcaaaaaagtagaaaaagGCCCTCGGCCTGATATCTATGATCTGAAAAAGTCTCAACAGTTTGAGTTGGACACTTCACGATTGAGCTCTGATGAAGAATCCGTACTTGATTACTCGAAGGACTCTGAAGATGAACAAGATTATGAATTACGACCTCGAGTTAGCTCATCTTGGAATAATGAAAGTTACAATAGACTTCCTATTAAGACTAAAGATGGATTATTACAAAATGTGGTTGCTGATGTAAACAACGGAGAAGAGTTTCTCTCAGAAAGCGAGTCTGAGGCTAGCTTGGAAATTGATTCGGACATTAAggatgaaaaacaaaaatcattgGAAGAGCAAAAAATTGCTCCTGAAATACCTGTGAAAcagcaaataaaaaacgaCAAGGAGGCTTTAGGAATACAAGCCCAGCAGCTGTTGGAAGAACCAGTTGAAAATCTTCATCTGATTCGGAAtatatttgaaaagtttgacTCCCCATATATCACCATTAAGAAGCTTTCACTTTTAACTTTGCTTGCTGTTTTTCGAGATATTATTCCCGGCTATAAAATACGTCCACTGAGTGAAGAAGAACAAGGCACAAAATTATCTAAAGAAGTTGCTCAACGATGGGAATACGAGCAAACATTACTTAAACATTATGCAAAGTTTCTTCAAACTTTGGAGACTATATTGAAATCGTTCTCTTCAACTCTGGATGAAACTCAGCTGTCTTTATATCAGGTCGCGGTTCGTTGTTGTACAAAGCTAATTGAACAGGCATcacattttaatttaagtGAGAAGTTATTTGCATTGGCTGTTCGACAAATAAGCCATAAAACCAAAAGACCTGGATTTGATGGCATTATCAATtctctaaaaaatatatttgaGGAAGACAATCTCGGTAAAACCTCATTGAAATGTGTTACAATTTTATCAAGGATGTTCAAACAGAGAAATTACGACGTTCTTCCAGATGTGTatgatctttttttgagtgTTAATATCCTTAAtgatatgaaaataaaagacgAGGCATGGCAGGATGATACCAcaaactttaaaaaacgtAAAAAAGACTTGCCATATTTGACTAAGAAAGCTAGGAAAAATTACAAGGAAACTAAGAAAATCACCCAAGAGATGAAGGAAGCTGATGCTGTCATTACAGCTcaagataaagaaaagtatCAGTcggaaattttaaaaataatatttataacttattttaaaacactGCAATTAAAGGGGAAACTGATTGGTAATGCTCTTGAAGGGGTCGCCAGATTATCGCATTTACTTAACATTGAGTTTCTTGGCGATCTATTGCAAGTTTTGCGAGAATTGGTGATGGATGATACTGTATTTTTGCCAAAAGACAAATCGGGAGTTCAAGCAACTCGTGAAGCACTTCTGACTGTTAGCACAGCTTTCGAAATTGCTTCGGCTCAAGGCGTTGGTAAATTGAACTTGGATTTAGATCTTGGTCTTTTCGTTCAAAGActttacaaaataatattccctttttctttaaatccaGATGCTGATTTAAATCTTAAGATTAAGCGCTTAAAGGATCCCGATGCTCCTTCTAAACCTTTTGTAGTAAATGCTACCACTGAGATGGAAATGTTATTAAAATGTTTCCAagtcttcttttttaagagTAAAAATATAAGTTCTTCAAGGCTAAgttctttttccaaaaggCTTGCTATTGCTAGCATGCAACTGCCAGAACACTCTGCTTCTGCAGACTTAGCTTTGCTTAAAAAGTTACTTTCTCGCTATTCAAAACTCTCTCGGTTACTTACTTCGGAAGAGCAAATTGGTGATGGCATTTATAACCCTTTTATTGAAGACCCAGATTTGTCTAACTCTTCAACGGCTGTACTCTATGAAccatttcttttgaaaaatcattattCACCAGCTGTATCTCAATCGGCAAAagaattgttaaaaagcACTTCGTTGTAG
- the spc1 gene encoding signal peptidase complex subunit Spc1 produces the protein MNYLEGTIDFAGQLRCQKYMNYGLCTSAVISYIYGYLVQDSYCVIKLFLILASLVALVCLPAWSMYNKNPLKFQKKKE, from the exons ATGAACTATCTTGAAGGTACGATCGATTTTGCAGGACAATTAAGGTGTCAAAAGTATATGAACTATGGTCTATGTACAAGTGCT GTTATTTCGTACATTTATGGGTATTTAGTTCAAGATTCTTATTGTGTgattaaattgtttttaattttagcaTCGTTGGTGGCTCTT gTGTGTCTTCCTGCTTGGTCTATGTACAACAAAAACcctttaaaatttcaaaagaaaaaggagtAA
- the rsv2 gene encoding DNA-binding transcription factor Rsv2, which produces MDTTNNTYARSISSNGNDNFPTPDWQFNGSQLQQNRKSKMNGRSVTNVFPNAFSDAEFEQISMPELNLKRFNPTTLEENNSDLSDMSSWDYMMNVPIRVYNDADTMDPFSLDTIPDSSMDMPFDPLASDYGNAANFPSVPSSLGSNHQFITTPPVNGSNEPTSAQTNHIITANSSPSGNAGSNASASMSVPPPLTPSASTINDQPFSNSFDLPSQVIADGTGAISDINGNPFPMNSPPLDMEPLPSISMDASDSVSEQLVKDASLPSGPFSTDYLENGSDLKRSLGHNQKSDRVSKDVSPQHQANPSTLNNPLKTQNFDSSKNLYTDNKDSSLVSPTGLQSRMEQNPEVRAHPMKDSATSTALRRSHALGAAADSLLPQENSAQIYDGKDVSMVNDNMHSDVRQDSFNKESIKQRIPSLSPPITRSYNAKHRPSLVLGTSVNPHSLSPSQPPVVVPSNTTISSSPPLTSPVKTSANIPNLLPTSELDSSNAPHSQSAATHDLNDVKSYYNTRSSHSVVPNPTNQKVSITGAAADGPNGSAPVDTTPTNSSTTATGAQRKRRKFKFGKQIGPVRCTLQNRVTGEICNTVFSRTYDLIRHQDTIHAKTRPVFRCEICGDQRHFSRHDALVRHLRVKHGR; this is translated from the coding sequence ATGGACACTACAAACAACACATATGCAAGATCAATTTCTAGTAATGGGAACGATAACTTTCCCACTCCAGATTGGCAATTTAATGGATCCCAATTGCAACAAAATCGTAAATCCAAAATGAATGGTCGCTCTGTGACTAATGTATTTCCGAATGCATTCTCGGATGCTGAATTCGAGCAAATCTCGATGCCCGAACTCAATTTAAAGCGTTTTAACCCTACTACgttagaagaaaataacTCAGATTTATCTGATATGTCCTCCTGGGACTATATGATGAACGTTCCCATTCGTGTCTACAACGATGCTGACACAATGGACCCCTTCTCCCTCGACACTATTCCCGATTCCTCGATGGACATGCCATTTGATCCCTTAGCATCTGACTATGGTAACGCTGCTAACTTTCCAAGTGTCCCTTCGTCCCTTGGCAGCAATCATCAATTTATCACCACACCTCCTGTCAACGGGTCGAACGAACCTACCTCGGCTCAAACGAATCACATTATTACTGCTAACAGTTCCCCCAGTGGAAATGCTGGGAGTAACGCATCTGCAAGCATGTCCGTCCCTCCTCCTCTTACTCCATCTGCTTCCACCATTAATGACCAGCCCTTCTCCAACTCTTTCGATTTACCTAGTCAGGTGATTGCTGATGGCACTGGCGCGATTTCCGACATCAACGGTAATCCATTTCCCATGAATTCTCCACCTTTGGATATGGAACCGTTGCCCTCGATATCCATGGATGCAAGTGACTCTGTCTCCGAACAACTTGTAAAGGACGCCTCTCTTCCTAGTGGTCCTTTTTCAACCGATTATTTGGAGAATGGAAGTGACTTAAAAAGGTCACTGGGTCACAATCAAAAGTCAGACAGAGTCTCAAAAGATGTCTCACCTCAACACCAAGCAAATCCCTCTACCCTTAACAATCCTCTCAAGAcccaaaattttgattccTCTAAGAACCTTTATACCGACAACAAGGATTCCTCCCTTGTATCTCCAACGGGACTTCAATCCCGTATGGAACAAAATCCGGAAGTGCGGGCGCATCCTATGAAGGACTCGGCGACGAGCACTGCGTTACGCCGTTCTCATGCTCTGGGAGCTGCTGCTGACTCTCTTCTTCCTCAAGAAAACTCCGCTCAGATATATGATGGGAAGGATGTATCTATGGTCAATGATAACATGCACTCCGATGTTCGGCAGGACAGCTTCAATAAAGAATCTATTAAACAACGCATCCCTTCTTTGTCTCCTCCGATAACGCGATCATACAATGCCAAGCATCGCCCCTCCTTGGTGCTTGGTACGTCGGTAAATCCACATTCACTTTCTCCTTCACAGCCTCCTGTTGTCGTACCTTCAAATACTACGATCAGCTCCTCTCCTCCACTCACTTCTCCTGTTAAAACCTCTGCTAATATACCTAACTTATTACCGACTTCAGAGTTAGACAGTTCCAACGCTCCTCACTCTCAATCGGCTGCTACTCATGACCTAAATGACGTTAAGTCGTATTACAATACTAGGTCTTCTCATTCCGTGGTACCTAATCCAACCAACCAAAAAGTAAGCATCACCGGTGCTGCTGCTGATGGCCCCAACGGATCTGCTCCTGTTGACACCACTCCTACAAATTCTTCTACTACTGCTACGGGTGCTCAGAGGAAGCGTAGGAAGTTTAAATTTGGTAAACAAATTGGTCCAGTTCGGTGTACTCTTCAGAACAGAGTTACAGGAGAAATTTGTAACACAGTGTTTTCTAGGACGTATGATTTGATCCGTCACCAGGATACGATACATGCTAAGACACGACCTGTATTTCGATGTGAGATTTGTGGCGATCAACGCCATTTCAGTAGACATGATGCCTTGGTTAGGCATCTCCGTGTGAAACACGGTAGATAA
- the cnp1 gene encoding centromere-specific histone H3 CENP-A, which translates to MAKKSLMAEPGDPIPRPRKKRYRPGTTALREIRKYQRSTDLLIQRLPFSRIVREISSEFVANFSTDVGLRWQSTALQCLQEAAEAFLVHLFEDTNLCAIHAKRVTIMQRDMQLARRIRGA; encoded by the coding sequence ATGGCAAAGAAATCTTTAATGGCTGAGCCTGGAGATCCTATTCCACGGCCACGTAAAAAGAGATATCGTCCAGGTACTACGGCGTTAAGAGAGATTCGAAAATATCAAAGGTCTACAGACTTATTAATACAAAGGCTCCCGTTTTCAAGAATTGTACGAGAGATATCTTCAGAATTTGTAGCCAATTTTTCAACGGATGTTGGTTTGCGCTGGCAATCTACGGCACTGCAATGTCTTCAGGAAGCGGCTGAAGCGTTCTTGGTTCATCTATTTGAAGATACGAATTTATGTGCTATTCATGCTAAACGAGTGACGATTATGCAACGAGACATGCAATTAGCCAGGAGGATTCGTGGTGCTTGA
- the pth3 gene encoding peptide release factor has translation MLCAARKCLNKTFISVRLNAFSCLAELNFRHTWYCSKKETPYQLERLQEEDIEETFICGKGPGGQKINKTSIVAQVKHIPTGIIVRSQDTRSREQNRCIARKRLTEKVDEFKHGNDSLLARKVQRIVKKKKQREKKSKRKYGNKIDDQDSSLNNNEAKQDVI, from the coding sequence ATGCTGTGCGCAGCACGAAAGTGTTTGaacaaaacatttatttcaGTAAGACTAAATGCATTTTCTTGTCTGGCAGAACTAAATTTTCGGCATACATGGTATTGctctaaaaaagaaacacCTTATCAACTAGAAAGACTCCAAGAAGAAGATATTGAGGAAACATTTATATGTGGAAAGGGCCCTGGTggacaaaaaataaataaaactagCATAGTGGCCCAAGTCAAACATATTCCGACGGGAATTATCGTTCGATCTCAAGACACACGTTCACGTGAACAAAATCGTTGTATTGCAAGGAAACGGTTAACGGAGAAAGTAGATGAATTCAAACACGGGAACGATAGTCTTTTAGCAAGAAAAGTTCAACGTATTgtcaagaagaaaaaacagcgagagaaaaaaagtaaaaggaAGTATGGAAATAAGATTGATGACCAGGATTCCAGCCTGAATAATAATGAAGCGAAACAAGACGTGATCTAA
- the rpr2 gene encoding RNase P subunit Rpr2, with amino-acid sequence MSTKSKDQHARVSYLYQASQLLFRNVQEPTLSRHYISTAKDVSQKSVMRIHPDIKRTICKGCNSLLVPGKSCSIRFEEPSRKNPSIDRVLWICKKCAFKKRFSDKSC; translated from the coding sequence ATGAGTACAAAGTCAAAGGACCAACATGCAAGGGTATCATATTTATACCAGGCTTCGCAATTACTTTTTAGAAACGTTCAAGAACCTACATTGTCGAGACACTATATCTCTACAGCCAAGGATGTTTCACAAAAATCAGTAATGCGAATACACCCAGATATAAAGCGCACCATATGTAAAGGATGTAACTCTTTATTGGTACCAGGAAAGTCATGTTCAATAAGATTTGAGGAACCATCACGGAAAAATCCATCTATCGATCGTGTATTGTGGATATGCAAAAAATGTgcgtttaaaaaaaggttttcGGACAAAAGTTGTTAA
- a CDS encoding uncharacterized protein (Schizosaccharomyces pombe specific protein) → MITEFIKSFLLFFFLPFFLSMPMIFATLGEFTDDQTHHYSTLPSCDLLLIRGEVKENARCFLHNPKISHQHHSFWSLIEGCLEALQFGLLAILQGLFSQFAWEACSCTFACMLLTSERTEPSYPFSEITEVSRGGLHFVKLN, encoded by the coding sequence ATGATCACGGAATTCATCAAGTcgtttttacttttttttttccttcccTTCTTTCTTTCGATGCCGATGATCTTCGCTACTCTGGGGGAGTTTACCGACGATCAAACTCATCATTATTCCACGCTTCCGTCGTGTGACCTTCTCCTTATTCGTGGAGaagttaaagaaaatgccAGATGCTTCTTGCATAACCCAAAAATTAGTCATCAGCATCATTCTTTCTGGTCCTTAATAGAAGGATGTTTGGAGGCGCTGCAATTTGGCTTACTAGCAATTCTTCAGGGATTATTTTCTCAGTTTGCATGGGAAGCCTGCTCTTGTACCTTTGCATGCATGCTTCTTACTAGCGAACGTACTGAACCGTCTTATCCGTTTTCCGAGATTACAGAGGTCAGTCGTGGTGGGTTGCACTTCGTTAAGTTGAATTAA